In Nocardia higoensis, the DNA window TGGACGAGACTTTCGACGACTACCTGGACGAAACCGGGAACATCACTATTCCCGAGGGTCAGACCCTGGTTGATCACGTCGAGAAGCACACCCGCAACGACGCGAACACGCTCGCGTACCGCTATATCGACTATTCGCGAGAACGCGATGGCGAGGTGCACGAGCTGACGTGGCAACAGTTCGGTGTCCGGCTGCGCGCGGTGGCCGCCCGACTCCAGCAGGTGACCAAGCCGGGTGATCGGGTCGCGATCCTCGCCCCCCAGGGCCTGGACTACGTGGTTTCCTTCTTCGCCGCCATCTACGCCGGCGCCATCTCGGTGCCGCTGTTCGATCCGGACGAGCCCGGCCACACCGATCGACTGCACGCCGTGCTCGGCGACTGCGAGCCCTCGGCCATCCTGACGGCGGGTTCCTCCGCCGCGGGCGTGCGCCAGTTCTTCCGCTCGCTGCCCGCCGCCCAGCGCCCGCGCATCATCGCCGTGGACGCGATCCCCGACAGCGTCGGGGACAGCTGGGTGCGCCCGGACATCTCGATCGACGACATCGCCTACCTGCAGTACACCTCGGGCTCGACCCGGGTGCCCGCGGGCGTGGAGATCACCCACCGGGCGGTCGCCACCAACCTGCTGCAGATGGTCGACGCGCTGAACCTGGACTGGAACTCGCGCGGGGTCACCTGGCTGCCGCTGTTCCACGACATGGGTCTGCTGACGGTGATCCTGCCCGCGGTCGGCGGCAAGTACATCACCATCATGTCGCCGAGCGCGTTCGTGCGCCGCCCGTACCGCTGGATCAAGGAGCTCGCCGCGGTCTCCGACGGCGCGGGCACCTTCGCGGCCGCGCCGAACTTCGCCTTCGAGCACGCCGCCGCGCGCGGTCTGCCCCGCAACGGCGAAACCCTGGACCTGTCCAACGTCCTGGGCCTGATCAACGGCAGCGAACCGGTGACCACGTCCTCGATGAAGAAGTTCAACGAGGCGTTCGCCCCCTACGGTCTGCCCAAGACCGCCATCAAGCCCTGCTACGGCATGGCCGAGGCCACCCTGTTCGTCTCGGCCACCAAGGCCGAGGACGAGGCCAAGGTGACCTACGTGGATCGGGCCGAACTCAACGCGGGTCGCATGGTCAAGGTGGAGCAGGGCGCGGAGAACGCCATCGCGCAGGTCTCCTGCGGCTACGTGGCGCTGTCGCAGTGGGCCGTGATCGTGGACCCGGAGACCGTCGAGAGCGACGGCGGCGGCCACGAACTGCCCGACGGCCGGGTCGGCGAGATCTGGCTGCACGGCAACAACATGGGCATCGGCTACTGGAACCGCCCGGATGAGACCCAGAAGACCTTCCGCAACCGGGTCACCGAGCGGGTCGCCGAAGGCAGCCACGCCGAGGGCACCGCCGCGGACGCGAACTGGATGCGCACCGGCGACTACGGCGTGTACTTCGACGGTGAGCTCTACATCACCGGCCGGGTGAAGGATCTGGTCATCGTCGACGGCCGCAATCACTACCCGCAGGACCTCGAGTACTCCGCGCAGGAGGCGAGCAACGCGCTGCGGCCCGGCTTCGTCGCCGCGTTCTCGGTGCCCGCCAACCAGCTGCCCGCCGAGGTCTTCGAATCCGGCAGCCACTCGGGTCTGAATTTCGACGCCGACGACGCCTCCGAACAGCTGGTCATCGTGGCCGAGCGTGGTCCGGGCGCGGGCAAGGCCGATCCCGGCCCGATCAGCGACGCGGTGCGTGCGGCTGTCTCCCAGCGTCACGGCGTCACCGTGCGTGACGTGCTGTTGGTGCCCGCGGGTTCGATCCCGCGGACCTCCAGCGGCAAGATCGCGCGCCGCGCCTGCAAGACCGCTTATCTCGAGGGAACGCTGCGGGGTGGTTACACCCAGCAGGCTTTCCCCGATGCACCGGAAGAGTAATTCGCAAGGGTGAGCTTCGACCGCTGGTCGTCGGCGCTCGGCGGGGAATCGGTCCCGGTCGAGCGCCGATTTGCGGCGCGCCTGGTACGCAGACGAGTAGCTTGAGGAATTGATGGCTGACAACGAGGGCACGCCCGAGCAGACGAACCGCGCCGCGACCACCGGAGCCGCTGCGCCGGCCTCGGCGGTGGGAACCGCGCGCACCGAGTTGTCGGTGGCCGAGGTGCGCGAGTGGCTGCGCAATTGGGTGGCCGAGGCCACCGGGCAGCCGGTGGACAACATCACCGTGGACCGGCCGATGGAGGAATTCGGCCTGGCCTCGCGCGACGCCCTGGCGCTCGGCGGCGACATCGAGGAACTCACCGGTGTCACGCTGAGCGCCACTGTCGTCTACCAGCACCCGACCATCGGCTCGCTGGCCGAGGTGATCGTGCACGGCGAGCCCGAGCCTGCCGAGAGCGCGGGCGAGGACGCCTATTACACCGCCGGCTACACCCCGGGTGAGGCGCACGACATCGCCGTCGTCGGCCTGTCCACCCGGCTGCCGGGCGCGGGTGACACCCCGGAGTCGACCTGGGAATTCCTCATCAACGGCGGTGACGCGATCCGCGAGCTGCCCGAGGGCCGCTGGTCGGAATTCCTGTCCGATCCGAGCACCGCCCAGCTGGTCGCCGAGAGCAACACCCGCGGCGGCTACCTGGACCAAGAGGTGGTCAAGGGCTTCGACGCGGAGTTCTTCGCGATGTCGCCGATCGAGGTGGAACGGGTCGACCCGCAGCAGCGCCTGATGATGGAGCTGACCTGGGAGGCGCTCGAGCACGCCCGCATCCCCGCCAGCGAGCTCAGGGGTACGCAGGTCGGCATGTTCGTCGGCTCCTCCACCCAGGACTTCCAGCTCATCGCCGCGCTCGGCCTGGGCGATCGCGACCCGAGCCTGCCGATCTCGGCGGAGGCCTACGCCCTGCTGGGCGCCTCCACCGGCATCATCGCCAACCGGGTGTCCTACTTCTTCGATTTCCGCGGTCCGTCGGTGACCGTGGACACCGCCTGCTCCTCCACGCTGGTCGCGGTGCACCAGGCCGTGCGCGCGCTGCGTGACGGCGACGCCGATCTGGCGCTGGCGGGCGGGGTGAACATGATCCTGTCCCCGGTGGCCACGCTCGGTTTCGAGAAGAACGGCGCGGTCGCCAAGGACGGTCACATCAAGGCGTTCTCCTCCGATGCCGACGGCATGGTCCGTTCCGAGGGCGCGGGCTTGGTGGTGCTCAAGCGCCTGGCCGACGCCGAACGCGACGGCGACCGGGTGCTCGCGGTGATCAAGGGCTCGGCGATCAACAACGACGGCCGCTCCAACGGCCTGTTCGCCCCCAACCCCGACGCCCAGGCTGAGGTGCTGCGCCGTGCCTACCGCGACGCGGGCATCAACCCCGCCACCGTCGATTACATCGAGGCGCACGGCACCGGCACGCTGATCGGCGACCCCATCGAGGCCGACGCGCTCGGCCGGGTGGTCGGCCGCGGCCGCGAGGCGGACAAGCCCGCGCTGCTCGGCTCGGCCAAGACCAACTTCGGTCACCTGGAGTCCGGCGCGGGTGCGGCGAGCCTGGCGAAGGTGCTGATGTCGTTCCAGCACAACGTCATCCCGCCGAACATCAACTTCGCCGGCCCCAATCCCTACATCCCGTTCGAGCAGGCCCGCCTCAAGGTCGTCGAGACCCCGACCGAGTACCCGCGCTACAGCGGCGTCGCGACGGTCGGTATCTCCGGCTTCGGCTTCGGCGGCACGAACGCCCACCTCGTACTCCAGGAGTACACGCCGGCGGGCGTACGCGAGGCCGTCGCCGAGCCGGTCGCCGAGAACGCCGAGGTCGTGGAGAACAACGAGGCCGTAGAGCACAGCACGGCTGTCGAGGCCGTCGAGCTCCCCGACACCGAGAGCACCGATGTGCTCGCCGAAGTGACCGAGATCGTCTCCGAGGTGGAGGCCGAGGCCGCGGAGGTCGTCGCCGAAGCGACCGAGATCGCCGCCGAATCCGCCGAAAACACCGAATGGTCCTCCCTGCGGACCGAGCCGCTGCCGGTGATCCTCGCCGTCTCCGGCTACCTGCCCTCGCGCCGCCGCCGCGCCGCCGCCGAACTGGCCGACTGGCTGGAGTCCGAGGCCGGTCGCGACGTGCCGCTGGCCGATGTGGCCCGCTCGCTGTCCAAGCGCAGCCACTGGCGCTCGCGCGGCGTGGTGCTGGCCACCACCCACGACGAGGCCGTCGCCGGTCTGCGCGCCATCGCCGCGGGCAAGCCGGGCACCGGCGTGTTCACCGCCGACGCCCCCGCCGCGCAGGCGCCGATCTGGGTGCTCGCGGGCTTCGGCGCCCAGCACCGGAAGATGGGCAAGCAGCTCTACCAGGAGAATTCGATCTTCCGCCGGGCCGTCGACGAGGTCGACGAGCTCGTCGTGGACGAGGCCGGGTACTCGGTGCGCGAGATGATTCTCGACGACGCGCAGGACTACGACGTCGGCACCTCGCAGGTCGGCATCTTCACCATCCAGATCGGCCTGGCCGCGCTGTTGCGCGCGCACGGCGCCCAGCCGGACGCGGTGGTGGGTCACTCGATGGGCGAGGTGGCAGGCGCCTACATCGCCGGCGGCCTCACCCTCGAGGACGCCGTGCGGGTGATCTGCGCCCGTTCGCGTCTGATGGGCGAGGGCGAAGCCATGATCACCGACGCCGACGTGCGCAATATGGCGCTGGTCGAGCTGAGCGCGGCCGATGTCGAGGCCATGCTCGCCGACTACCCGGAGGTCGAGGTCGCCGTCTACGCCGCGCCGACCAACACCGTCATCGGCGGCCCGTCCGAGCAGGTGATGGCGATCGTCGCGAAGGTCGAGGAGTCGGGCAAGTTCGCCCGTGTCCTGCCGACCCGCGGCGCGGGCCACACCTCGCAGATGGATCCGCTGCTGGGCGAGCTGGCCGCCGAGCTGGCGGGCATCGAGCCGACGAAGCTGCGGCACGGCCTGTACTCGACCGTGCGTAAGGAGCAGTTCTTCCGCGCCGGTCACGATCCCGTGCACGACGAGGACTACTGGGTCACCAACATGCGCCACAGCGTGTACTTCACCAACGCGGTGAAACTCGCGGTGGACAGCGGCCACACCACCTTCCTCGAGCTGGCCCCGAACTCGGTGGCGCT includes these proteins:
- the fadD32 gene encoding long-chain-fatty-acid--AMP ligase FadD32, translating into MDETFDDYLDETGNITIPEGQTLVDHVEKHTRNDANTLAYRYIDYSRERDGEVHELTWQQFGVRLRAVAARLQQVTKPGDRVAILAPQGLDYVVSFFAAIYAGAISVPLFDPDEPGHTDRLHAVLGDCEPSAILTAGSSAAGVRQFFRSLPAAQRPRIIAVDAIPDSVGDSWVRPDISIDDIAYLQYTSGSTRVPAGVEITHRAVATNLLQMVDALNLDWNSRGVTWLPLFHDMGLLTVILPAVGGKYITIMSPSAFVRRPYRWIKELAAVSDGAGTFAAAPNFAFEHAAARGLPRNGETLDLSNVLGLINGSEPVTTSSMKKFNEAFAPYGLPKTAIKPCYGMAEATLFVSATKAEDEAKVTYVDRAELNAGRMVKVEQGAENAIAQVSCGYVALSQWAVIVDPETVESDGGGHELPDGRVGEIWLHGNNMGIGYWNRPDETQKTFRNRVTERVAEGSHAEGTAADANWMRTGDYGVYFDGELYITGRVKDLVIVDGRNHYPQDLEYSAQEASNALRPGFVAAFSVPANQLPAEVFESGSHSGLNFDADDASEQLVIVAERGPGAGKADPGPISDAVRAAVSQRHGVTVRDVLLVPAGSIPRTSSGKIARRACKTAYLEGTLRGGYTQQAFPDAPEE
- the pks13 gene encoding polyketide synthase Pks13 (Pks13 is a key enzyme in mycolic acid biosynthesis.); the encoded protein is MADNEGTPEQTNRAATTGAAAPASAVGTARTELSVAEVREWLRNWVAEATGQPVDNITVDRPMEEFGLASRDALALGGDIEELTGVTLSATVVYQHPTIGSLAEVIVHGEPEPAESAGEDAYYTAGYTPGEAHDIAVVGLSTRLPGAGDTPESTWEFLINGGDAIRELPEGRWSEFLSDPSTAQLVAESNTRGGYLDQEVVKGFDAEFFAMSPIEVERVDPQQRLMMELTWEALEHARIPASELRGTQVGMFVGSSTQDFQLIAALGLGDRDPSLPISAEAYALLGASTGIIANRVSYFFDFRGPSVTVDTACSSTLVAVHQAVRALRDGDADLALAGGVNMILSPVATLGFEKNGAVAKDGHIKAFSSDADGMVRSEGAGLVVLKRLADAERDGDRVLAVIKGSAINNDGRSNGLFAPNPDAQAEVLRRAYRDAGINPATVDYIEAHGTGTLIGDPIEADALGRVVGRGREADKPALLGSAKTNFGHLESGAGAASLAKVLMSFQHNVIPPNINFAGPNPYIPFEQARLKVVETPTEYPRYSGVATVGISGFGFGGTNAHLVLQEYTPAGVREAVAEPVAENAEVVENNEAVEHSTAVEAVELPDTESTDVLAEVTEIVSEVEAEAAEVVAEATEIAAESAENTEWSSLRTEPLPVILAVSGYLPSRRRRAAAELADWLESEAGRDVPLADVARSLSKRSHWRSRGVVLATTHDEAVAGLRAIAAGKPGTGVFTADAPAAQAPIWVLAGFGAQHRKMGKQLYQENSIFRRAVDEVDELVVDEAGYSVREMILDDAQDYDVGTSQVGIFTIQIGLAALLRAHGAQPDAVVGHSMGEVAGAYIAGGLTLEDAVRVICARSRLMGEGEAMITDADVRNMALVELSAADVEAMLADYPEVEVAVYAAPTNTVIGGPSEQVMAIVAKVEESGKFARVLPTRGAGHTSQMDPLLGELAAELAGIEPTKLRHGLYSTVRKEQFFRAGHDPVHDEDYWVTNMRHSVYFTNAVKLAVDSGHTTFLELAPNSVALMQVLGTTFAAGLHDAQLIPTLKRKEDESAGVIAALAQLYVHGHAVDLPSLLPAGDYADVPRTRFVRKEFWPQSRLSSGSGEGRAPGAHVALPDGRHVWQVQAGAVTDPAALVRAAAAQVLSEVSLGASVTHAAVPAVGTLITTLTPHPGGASVQVHANEGGQFRLLFDAVVTSGAPLPTSGPVAESAVAQSTVAQSTEPEVVENHGDRWDPTGSQTLEDRLALIVAESMGYAVEDLPMEIPLMELGLDSLMAMRIKNRVEYEFDIPQLQLQAVRDANLTEVAKVLRYAIEHRDEVAAIAERQAAGEDVVIDADFVETARAAIESGESPDAVAKAAGVAAEPVAAAAVEPVVEELPVDPETAAFGEALADVSEDDVPPRDAAERLTYATWAIVTGKSAGGVFNTLPILEEEVAEKLATRLSERIKAEITVDDVLDCETIEQLADIVREQQDNSNDVEGFIRPLRPRAEGSNAVPVFVFHPSGGNTLVYEPLLKRLPAHTPMYGFERVEGDIEQRAKQYIPELRRIQGDGPFVLYGWSLGAVFALQVAQLLRAEGADVRVVGLIDLAIPTQNEDNSPEERVRRIERYQAFAKKTYGVDGELDREQLEELAAASDEEQFQMISDLIKISGAKIPGGVLEHQRTSWVESRHLARTTPSRYDGDVVLYLADRYHDGMIELEPRFAERMPNGGWDEYLPNLQVVHIPGDHLQIVDEPRIGKIGADLAAKLVAMEAKGDQ